From the genome of Hymenobacter cellulosilyticus, one region includes:
- a CDS encoding BLUF domain-containing protein encodes MTADLHHLVYQSNVTAPLSEAELEALLTHSRAWNHSHGLTGVLLYCDSHVLQVLEGPQHEVEYIFGRIEQDLRHYDVTKLADGPIPQRCFAQWSMGFKAVHPEDFAYLTGYLNLATPSYPNSLIKTNTEAASLQELLVSFVTDHKIRY; translated from the coding sequence ATGACTGCCGACCTCCACCACCTCGTGTACCAAAGCAACGTAACCGCCCCGCTGAGTGAAGCTGAGTTAGAGGCCCTGCTGACCCACTCCCGCGCCTGGAACCACAGCCACGGCCTGACCGGGGTGCTGCTCTACTGCGACTCGCACGTTCTGCAGGTGCTGGAAGGGCCGCAGCACGAGGTGGAATACATTTTCGGCCGCATCGAGCAGGATCTGCGCCACTACGACGTGACCAAGCTGGCCGACGGCCCGATTCCGCAGCGCTGCTTCGCGCAGTGGTCCATGGGCTTCAAGGCCGTGCACCCCGAGGACTTTGCCTACCTGACGGGCTACCTGAACCTGGCCACTCCCTCCTACCCAAACAGCCTGATCAAAACCAATACGGAAGCGGCGTCCCTGCAGGAGCTCTTGGTTTCGTTCGTTACCGACCACAAGATTCGCTACTGA
- a CDS encoding BLUF domain-containing protein, with product MPLPLPYSLHHLAYQSTATSIPSEQELEDMLTQARAANLEYGLTGVLLYSQGRFMQVLEGSEEAVHFIYARIERDTRHHNVTTLTDGPISQRSFAHWSMGFNVMQAEHFRHLPGYLDPNSPAFSACIAANDTTALHTLLTAFLTEEPIRY from the coding sequence ATGCCTTTGCCCCTTCCTTATTCTCTGCATCACTTAGCGTATCAGAGCACGGCTACTAGTATCCCATCCGAGCAGGAGCTGGAGGATATGCTTACGCAGGCCCGGGCCGCCAACCTGGAATATGGCCTCACGGGCGTGCTGCTCTACAGCCAGGGTCGGTTTATGCAAGTGCTGGAAGGCTCGGAAGAGGCCGTCCACTTTATCTACGCCCGGATTGAGCGCGACACGCGCCACCATAATGTGACAACCCTGACCGACGGCCCCATTAGCCAGCGTAGCTTCGCCCACTGGTCGATGGGATTTAACGTGATGCAGGCGGAGCACTTTCGGCACTTGCCCGGGTACCTGGATCCGAATTCCCCGGCTTTTTCGGCTTGCATTGCCGCCAATGATACCACTGCCCTGCACACGCTGCTAACCGCTTTTCTGACGGAGGAGCCAATTCGGTATTAA